Proteins from a genomic interval of Tenacibaculum sp. SZ-18:
- a CDS encoding LytR/AlgR family response regulator transcription factor — MKILILEDEIPAYQKLSAYLNDYFKDKMNHDWARSIKDGKQFMQEKMYDIILSDIQLLDGISFDLFDVINTDIPIIFCSAHDEYLFKAFNSNGIAYILKPYTKREFNGALEKYESLFKKGTYGNLNTEVINELKSTLKEENTTFKKRFVIKKSKGIQLLNVIDISFIEASGDFCIATDYNGKRHTISQSLGSISKKLNTDKFFKINRSEIINIEFIENIESHFKNRLLLTISGCKEKPMTSSSTTAEFRKWLEQ; from the coding sequence ATGAAAATACTTATTCTAGAGGATGAAATACCTGCATACCAGAAACTTTCTGCCTATCTAAATGACTATTTCAAGGATAAAATGAATCACGATTGGGCCAGAAGTATAAAGGACGGCAAGCAATTTATGCAGGAAAAAATGTATGATATAATCCTGTCTGACATACAACTATTAGATGGAATTTCTTTTGATTTATTCGATGTTATCAATACGGACATTCCTATCATATTCTGTTCGGCACATGATGAATATTTATTCAAAGCTTTTAACTCCAATGGAATTGCTTATATTTTAAAACCTTATACTAAAAGAGAGTTTAATGGTGCTTTGGAAAAATACGAATCACTTTTTAAAAAAGGAACCTATGGCAACTTGAATACTGAAGTAATTAATGAATTGAAATCTACATTAAAAGAAGAAAACACAACGTTCAAAAAACGATTTGTGATTAAAAAGAGTAAGGGAATACAACTGCTAAATGTCATTGATATTTCCTTCATTGAGGCTTCTGGAGATTTTTGTATCGCAACCGATTACAATGGAAAAAGACACACCATTTCTCAATCGTTAGGGAGTATATCTAAAAAATTAAATACAGATAAATTTTTCAAGATCAATAGAAGCGAAATTATCAACATTGAATTCATAGAAAACATTGAAAGTCATTTTAAAAACAGATTGTTATTGACAATATCTGGATGTAAGGAAAAGCCTATGACCAGCTCTTCTACAACTGCTGAATTCAGAAAATGGCTTGAACAATAG
- a CDS encoding DUF5777 family beta-barrel protein has product MHFKRLTLFFCFVLSISTSTVLSQDDLLDELDDLAKKDKKSTDKNDKNLTQFELPAFKTLKIGNLQSTKIAAKGELYLIVSHRFGPLKDGLDTFLGLDFANTKIELLYSFFDGIQFSISRESFEKTVALASKVRVARQSSSFPMNLAAYGTVNINAELSNSQFSNYRLKDADRFSYALQFLASRRISKNLSLELAPTYIRENLQILEETFELNHNQFAMGIGGRLKLSKRISFNAEYVHNFNRHPKSIYYNPYTFGVDIETGGHVFQLLFTNAQSTNEPGFISNANGDIAFGFNIVRVF; this is encoded by the coding sequence ATGCATTTTAAAAGACTAACCTTATTTTTCTGCTTTGTTTTGTCTATTAGCACATCAACAGTTCTTTCCCAAGATGATTTGTTAGATGAGCTTGATGATTTAGCTAAAAAAGATAAAAAATCAACAGATAAAAATGATAAAAACCTAACCCAGTTTGAGCTGCCAGCATTCAAAACACTTAAAATCGGAAATTTACAATCAACAAAAATTGCCGCTAAAGGAGAATTATATTTAATTGTTTCACACAGATTTGGCCCCTTAAAAGATGGTTTGGATACTTTTCTAGGTTTGGATTTTGCAAACACAAAAATAGAATTACTGTATAGTTTTTTTGATGGAATACAATTTAGCATCAGTAGAGAATCTTTTGAAAAAACAGTTGCTTTAGCAAGTAAAGTTAGAGTAGCTAGACAATCAAGTTCTTTTCCGATGAATTTAGCTGCATATGGTACTGTAAATATTAATGCAGAACTAAGCAATAGTCAGTTTAGCAACTATCGTTTAAAGGATGCAGATAGATTTAGTTATGCACTACAATTTTTAGCATCTCGAAGAATTTCAAAGAACCTATCTTTAGAGTTAGCTCCAACATATATTAGAGAGAACTTACAAATTCTAGAAGAAACATTTGAACTGAATCACAATCAATTCGCTATGGGAATTGGGGGACGTTTAAAGTTAAGTAAGCGTATTAGTTTCAATGCTGAATATGTGCATAATTTTAACAGACACCCAAAATCAATCTACTACAATCCATATACTTTTGGTGTTGATATAGAAACTGGCGGACATGTATTTCAATTATTATTTACAAATGCACAATCTACAAACGAACCCGGATTTATTAGTAATGCTAACGGAGATATTGCATTTGGATTTAACATTGTAAGAGTTTTTTAG
- a CDS encoding c-type cytochrome domain-containing protein — protein MKKLSLTSLLILSLVTVCCSTSEVVNENPVVIDPTQKVTYQKDIKNIVNNSCAVSGCHTGSSPAAGVSLNTYTQVRSQAENGNLLNRINSTSNFMPPSGRLPSATRSIIDQWKADNFLEN, from the coding sequence ATGAAAAAACTTAGTCTAACATCACTTTTAATTTTATCTTTAGTAACTGTATGTTGTTCTACTTCGGAAGTCGTCAACGAAAATCCTGTGGTGATCGACCCTACTCAAAAAGTAACCTACCAAAAAGATATAAAAAATATAGTTAACAACAGTTGTGCGGTAAGTGGATGTCACACAGGTTCATCTCCTGCAGCAGGAGTATCGTTAAATACATATACTCAAGTTAGAAGTCAAGCTGAAAATGGGAATTTATTAAATCGTATTAATAGTACATCCAATTTTATGCCACCCTCAGGCCGATTACCTAGTGCAACACGTAGTATAATTGATCAATGGAAAGCTGATAATTTTTTAGAGAATTAA
- a CDS encoding sensor histidine kinase, whose amino-acid sequence MNTKINKSDVYILAIYFTFSFIIQFFDYYDRGTYMVDFIFDFPIELITTNAIILTYVFWLIPKFIITKQYASFTFIGILILVFFSTIDYTVGYWSGKNDWNNYPIGLDYLFEMINIGTNNSAFPFALLLTKKFYEGQTQFLKMEKQQKENELKLLRSQLDPHFLFNNLNTLDSLIDSDSEKAKEYINRLSLIYRYLIKTKDSEVMELEDEIQLAENYIFLIQTRFGVDYHFQIDKQSPLTDKFIPTGAIQTLLENVVKHNKPNGKPVKTSITIKDSELTVVNEKSSLKNNKESFGTGLENLKTRYQLLSDQEISVVNTENKFEVTIPIINLIE is encoded by the coding sequence ATGAACACCAAAATCAACAAATCTGATGTATATATATTAGCTATATATTTCACTTTCTCTTTCATAATTCAATTTTTCGATTATTATGATAGAGGGACTTATATGGTAGATTTCATTTTTGATTTTCCAATAGAATTAATAACTACAAATGCTATCATTCTTACATATGTATTTTGGTTAATTCCAAAGTTCATTATAACTAAACAATACGCTTCTTTTACTTTTATAGGAATATTGATATTGGTGTTCTTCTCTACTATAGATTATACTGTTGGATATTGGTCGGGCAAAAACGATTGGAATAATTATCCTATAGGATTAGATTATCTATTTGAAATGATAAATATCGGTACCAATAATAGTGCCTTTCCTTTTGCCTTATTACTTACTAAAAAATTTTATGAAGGACAGACTCAGTTTTTGAAAATGGAAAAGCAACAAAAAGAAAATGAATTAAAACTTTTACGATCTCAATTAGATCCACATTTTTTGTTTAATAATTTGAACACATTAGATAGTTTAATTGATTCAGACTCAGAAAAAGCAAAAGAATATATTAATCGACTATCACTAATTTACAGATACCTCATTAAAACTAAAGATTCTGAAGTTATGGAGTTGGAAGATGAAATACAATTAGCTGAGAACTATATTTTCCTAATTCAAACTCGATTCGGAGTAGATTATCATTTTCAAATTGATAAACAATCACCTTTAACTGATAAATTTATCCCTACAGGAGCAATTCAAACATTACTTGAAAATGTTGTAAAACATAATAAACCAAACGGTAAACCAGTTAAAACTTCAATTACCATTAAAGATAGCGAGCTAACTGTAGTTAACGAGAAATCTTCTTTAAAAAACAACAAAGAATCCTTTGGAACCGGTTTAGAAAACCTAAAAACCAGATATCAATTATTATCGGATCAAGAGATTTCAGTTGTGAATACAGAAAATAAATTTGAAGTAACTATTCCTATTATTAACTTAATTGAATAA
- a CDS encoding YceI family protein, whose amino-acid sequence MRFLIILMLIAQSVFAQKYFTRTGTTGFRASVKAFEPVQALNKSTSAILTNEGKIASQLFISAFKFRLALMQEHFNENFMDSAEFPKATFRGYVQNIKVSELENSKEIIIKGTLNIRGIDKEMEAKGTISKVGEKIILVSKFVVLPGDFNIEIPSLLRRKIAQEVTIEINYEFTEKL is encoded by the coding sequence ATGAGATTTTTAATTATTTTGATGCTGATTGCTCAATCAGTATTTGCACAAAAATATTTTACCAGAACTGGTACTACCGGTTTTAGAGCATCTGTAAAAGCTTTCGAACCTGTACAAGCGTTAAACAAAAGCACAAGTGCAATTTTAACCAATGAAGGAAAAATCGCTTCACAACTTTTTATAAGTGCATTTAAATTTCGACTGGCATTAATGCAAGAGCATTTTAATGAAAACTTTATGGATTCAGCAGAATTTCCAAAAGCAACATTTAGAGGATATGTTCAAAATATTAAAGTAAGTGAACTTGAAAATTCAAAAGAGATTATTATCAAAGGAACACTTAATATTCGGGGAATTGATAAAGAAATGGAAGCTAAAGGGACTATATCTAAAGTGGGAGAAAAAATCATTCTTGTTTCCAAATTCGTGGTTCTTCCAGGAGATTTTAATATTGAAATACCAAGTCTTTTACGACGTAAGATTGCACAAGAAGTAACTATTGAAATCAACTATGAATTTACTGAAAAATTATAA
- a CDS encoding TonB-dependent receptor domain-containing protein, which translates to MKKILKKLLLLILVSLSFASILGQHSINGKIIDNQKLPMPFANVILNSEKENSTPKGVVSDNNGNYSFNNIPEGKYTIEVSMLGFKTKTSDKFNLTSNKTINFTLKEENESLDEVVVKSKRPVIRQTAEKLVVDLENSEMLNNSLEDVVKRIPGVIVTNNGINFAGRSDVRILINGKTTDYMDMDTLLQDLPADNIAKVELIEQPGAEFDAEGTGPIINIILKKNVRLGNHGNVGLWLGEDEGFEYGTNASIASYKNKLNWQLNTGYSAPTWRNDLFITRTVGDTFYDQATIEPFDPKRIWVGGNLDYYINNKNSIGFGTRFNNTISERISRSNTDISSTSSLERFVTENTFDRDRNTFSINPYYEFKSETDRLFVDFNYVDYKNENTNDIYAVNGNTIPFPNQRFLQNGKYNINTYKVDYTKTISNEFKLSFGTKYSDVDTDSDLQLFTENSSGGFDFQPEDSNRFLINENIFALYTKVNTTIGDWSLSGGVRYENSYTKGTSTNTNKTRTRNISQLFPSASISKKLTESLGVNVAYSYRIRRPNYNSLNSFVTVYDPLTSEIGNPNLKPAFTNNFQFNLTFDSQPFFTVSFSETKDNLFLFISQDDDTAQISRTTINLEDRQNWNFRLFAPLKFVEGLEGFTGVIVDYNKFASTELDPDLLLTKWNYGLYTQASYKLPWDVKAEMSSYFGSGALEGQIDVGWIGNLSFSFGKKFMNDRLKVNLGINKVLDRGFVGRVNYDNINANVESNGSRQNVQLRFTYNFGAKFGKKKSKSNSSRDEENRIDSND; encoded by the coding sequence ATGAAAAAAATATTAAAAAAATTACTTTTATTAATTCTAGTTAGCCTATCCTTTGCTTCGATTCTTGGGCAACATTCAATAAATGGAAAAATTATCGATAATCAAAAACTACCTATGCCATTTGCGAATGTAATCCTAAACAGTGAGAAAGAAAACAGTACCCCTAAGGGAGTTGTTTCAGACAACAACGGAAATTACAGCTTCAATAATATTCCAGAAGGAAAGTATACTATAGAAGTTTCAATGTTAGGCTTTAAAACAAAGACTTCAGACAAATTTAACCTAACCTCAAACAAAACAATCAACTTTACTTTAAAAGAAGAAAACGAATCTTTAGACGAAGTTGTTGTTAAAAGTAAAAGACCTGTTATTCGTCAAACTGCTGAAAAATTAGTTGTTGACCTTGAAAATTCAGAGATGTTAAATAATAGTTTAGAAGATGTGGTAAAAAGAATCCCTGGTGTTATTGTAACAAATAACGGAATTAACTTCGCTGGTAGATCTGATGTTAGAATACTAATTAATGGTAAAACTACAGATTATATGGATATGGATACTCTTTTACAAGATCTTCCCGCTGATAACATAGCAAAAGTAGAACTAATTGAACAACCAGGAGCTGAATTCGATGCCGAAGGAACTGGACCAATTATAAATATAATCCTGAAAAAAAATGTACGATTAGGAAATCATGGTAATGTTGGACTATGGTTAGGTGAAGATGAAGGTTTTGAGTATGGTACAAATGCATCAATAGCAAGTTATAAAAACAAATTAAATTGGCAATTAAATACAGGATATTCAGCACCGACTTGGAGAAACGATTTATTCATAACACGTACTGTTGGAGATACATTTTATGATCAAGCAACTATTGAACCCTTTGACCCTAAAAGAATATGGGTCGGTGGAAATCTTGATTACTATATAAATAATAAAAACTCTATCGGCTTTGGAACACGTTTCAATAATACAATTTCAGAAAGAATTTCAAGAAGTAATACAGATATCTCATCTACATCTTCCTTAGAAAGATTTGTTACTGAAAACACCTTTGATAGAGATAGAAATACTTTTAGCATTAATCCTTATTATGAATTCAAATCTGAAACAGATCGATTGTTTGTAGATTTCAACTACGTGGATTATAAAAACGAAAATACAAATGATATTTATGCAGTAAATGGTAACACAATCCCTTTTCCAAACCAGCGCTTTCTTCAAAATGGAAAATATAACATTAATACGTATAAAGTGGATTACACCAAAACTATCTCAAATGAATTTAAGTTAAGTTTCGGAACTAAATACTCAGATGTTGACACTGATAGTGACTTACAGTTGTTCACGGAGAATTCTTCTGGTGGTTTTGATTTTCAACCAGAGGATAGTAATCGTTTTTTAATCAATGAAAATATATTCGCACTTTACACTAAAGTTAATACTACCATTGGCGATTGGTCACTTTCAGGAGGTGTTCGCTACGAAAACAGTTATACGAAAGGAACATCAACAAACACAAATAAAACCAGAACTAGAAATATTTCTCAATTATTTCCAAGTGCATCCATAAGCAAAAAACTTACAGAATCATTGGGTGTAAATGTTGCATATAGCTATAGAATTAGAAGACCTAACTATAATAGTCTAAATTCTTTTGTTACTGTTTATGATCCTTTAACTTCTGAGATAGGAAACCCAAACTTGAAACCAGCTTTCACTAATAATTTTCAATTCAATCTGACATTTGACAGTCAACCTTTCTTTACAGTTTCTTTCAGCGAAACTAAAGACAACTTATTCTTGTTTATATCACAAGATGATGATACAGCTCAAATATCAAGAACTACAATTAACTTAGAAGATAGACAAAACTGGAATTTCCGATTATTTGCTCCGTTAAAATTTGTGGAAGGATTAGAAGGTTTTACAGGTGTTATTGTTGATTACAACAAATTTGCATCCACAGAATTAGATCCAGATTTACTATTAACGAAGTGGAACTACGGATTATACACGCAGGCTAGCTATAAACTTCCTTGGGATGTAAAAGCAGAAATGTCTAGTTATTTCGGATCTGGAGCATTAGAAGGACAAATTGATGTAGGTTGGATTGGAAACTTAAGCTTTTCTTTCGGAAAAAAATTCATGAACGACAGGTTAAAGGTAAACTTAGGAATCAATAAAGTTTTAGACCGTGGTTTTGTGGGACGCGTAAATTACGATAATATCAATGCAAACGTTGAAAGTAATGGATCAAGACAAAATGTACAACTTCGATTCACATATAATTTCGGTGCTAAGTTTGGCAAAAAGAAATCTAAGAGTAATTCTTCAAGAGATGAAGAAAATAGAATCGACAGCAATGACTAA
- a CDS encoding Bax inhibitor-1/YccA family protein: MENSFNSFDNDRVLIAQTTDAERVEFYKKTYAHVAGGVLLFIVFEFLLQQSDALVNFMFSMTQGWKWLLLLGGFMLITNYAESTALRTTDKNLQYMAYAGYVFAEAFIFVPLIAIVTRFMGAEGMAVLQQAGIVTLTLFAGLSAVVIITKKDFSFLRSALTIGFFIAIGLIIGGSLFGFNMGLWFSVGMCVLAGGSILYQTSNLVHKFTTEDYIPAALGLFASLMLLFWYVLQIFLDRD; this comes from the coding sequence ATGGAAAATTCTTTTAATTCATTTGATAATGATAGAGTATTAATCGCCCAAACAACCGATGCTGAAAGAGTAGAGTTTTATAAGAAAACATATGCTCACGTTGCAGGTGGTGTTTTATTATTTATTGTTTTCGAATTTTTATTACAGCAAAGTGATGCTCTTGTAAACTTTATGTTTTCAATGACCCAAGGTTGGAAGTGGTTACTGTTACTCGGAGGTTTTATGTTAATAACTAACTATGCTGAAAGTACAGCTTTAAGAACAACAGACAAGAATTTACAGTACATGGCTTATGCAGGTTATGTTTTTGCAGAAGCATTTATTTTTGTTCCATTAATCGCGATTGTTACTAGATTTATGGGAGCGGAAGGTATGGCAGTACTTCAACAGGCTGGAATTGTCACCTTAACGTTGTTTGCGGGATTATCGGCCGTAGTTATCATTACTAAAAAAGACTTCTCTTTTTTAAGGTCTGCTTTGACTATTGGATTCTTTATAGCAATCGGTTTAATCATTGGGGGATCTTTATTCGGGTTTAATATGGGACTTTGGTTTTCAGTAGGAATGTGTGTATTAGCTGGAGGTTCTATTTTATATCAAACGTCTAATTTAGTACATAAGTTTACAACCGAAGATTATATACCAGCCGCATTAGGTTTATTTGCTTCTTTAATGCTACTGTTCTGGTATGTTTTACAAATATTTTTAGACAGAGATTAG
- the lepA gene encoding translation elongation factor 4 — MKNIRNFCIIAHIDHGKSTLADRLLDFTQTVTEREKQDQLLDNMDLERERGITIKSHAIQMDYVHNGEPYILNLIDTPGHVDFSYEVSRSIAACEGALLIVDAAQSIQAQTISNLYLALENDLEIIPVLNKVDLPSANPEEVTDDIVDLLGCDPEDVIPASGKTGFGVDNILEAIIDRIPAPEGNPDAPLKALIFDSVYNSYRGIETYFRIIDGSIKKNQKIKFMATGNDYFADEVGTLKLKQEPKKEIKTGDVGYLITGIKTAKEVKVGDTITDFVNPTTDNIEGFEDVKPMVFAGIYPVDTEDYEELRASMEKLQLNDASLVFQPESSAALGFGFRCGFLGMLHMEIIQERLEREFNMTVITTVPNVSYHAYTKKEPDEIIIVNNPSDLPDPSKLDRVEEPFIKASIITKSDFVGQVMSLCIEKRGQIINQTYLTPERVELIFEMPLAEIVFDFYDRLKTVSKGYASFDYHPIGMKKSKLVRVDMLLNGQSVDALSSLLHDSNAYSIGKRICEKLKELIPRQQFDIPIQAAIGAKIIARETVKALRKDVTAKCYGGDISRKRKLLEKQKKGKKRMRQVGNVEIPQQAFMAVLKLND; from the coding sequence ATGAAAAACATTAGAAATTTTTGTATTATCGCCCATATTGATCATGGAAAAAGTACGCTTGCGGATAGATTATTAGATTTCACGCAGACAGTAACAGAGCGCGAAAAGCAAGATCAATTATTAGATAATATGGATTTGGAGAGAGAGCGTGGAATTACAATCAAATCACATGCAATTCAAATGGATTATGTTCACAATGGAGAACCTTATATTTTGAATTTAATTGATACTCCAGGGCACGTAGATTTTTCTTATGAAGTTTCTCGTTCAATTGCTGCGTGTGAAGGAGCATTGTTAATTGTAGATGCTGCTCAAAGTATTCAAGCACAAACTATTTCTAATTTATATTTAGCTTTAGAAAATGATCTGGAAATTATTCCAGTTTTAAATAAAGTTGATTTACCATCGGCAAATCCTGAAGAAGTAACGGACGATATTGTTGATTTATTGGGTTGTGATCCGGAAGATGTAATTCCAGCAAGTGGTAAAACTGGTTTTGGAGTTGATAATATTCTAGAAGCTATTATAGACAGAATTCCTGCACCAGAAGGAAATCCAGATGCTCCTTTAAAAGCATTAATTTTTGATAGTGTGTATAATTCATATAGAGGAATTGAAACATACTTTAGAATTATAGATGGTTCAATTAAAAAGAACCAAAAGATTAAGTTCATGGCAACTGGGAATGACTATTTTGCTGATGAAGTTGGAACTTTAAAATTAAAACAGGAGCCAAAGAAAGAAATCAAGACTGGAGATGTTGGATATTTAATTACAGGTATTAAAACTGCTAAAGAAGTAAAGGTAGGAGATACTATTACAGATTTTGTAAATCCTACAACTGATAATATTGAAGGTTTTGAGGATGTAAAGCCAATGGTATTTGCTGGGATTTATCCGGTAGACACCGAGGATTATGAAGAATTAAGAGCTTCTATGGAGAAGTTACAATTAAATGATGCTTCCTTAGTATTTCAACCAGAAAGTTCAGCGGCATTAGGATTTGGTTTCCGTTGTGGATTCTTAGGTATGTTGCACATGGAAATTATTCAAGAGCGTTTAGAACGCGAGTTTAACATGACTGTTATAACTACTGTTCCTAACGTGTCGTATCATGCCTACACAAAAAAAGAGCCAGATGAGATTATTATCGTAAACAATCCGTCTGATTTACCTGATCCATCCAAATTAGATAGAGTAGAGGAACCGTTTATCAAAGCGTCTATTATTACAAAATCAGATTTTGTAGGACAAGTGATGAGTTTGTGTATTGAAAAACGTGGACAAATTATTAATCAAACATATTTAACTCCCGAAAGAGTAGAGTTAATTTTTGAAATGCCGTTAGCTGAAATTGTTTTTGATTTCTATGATAGATTAAAAACAGTTTCTAAAGGATACGCATCTTTTGATTATCACCCAATTGGAATGAAGAAATCAAAACTTGTTCGTGTAGATATGTTACTAAATGGGCAATCGGTTGATGCACTTTCATCTTTATTACATGACAGTAACGCTTATTCGATTGGAAAAAGAATCTGTGAGAAATTAAAAGAATTAATTCCTCGTCAACAATTCGATATTCCAATTCAAGCAGCAATCGGAGCAAAAATTATTGCTCGTGAAACGGTCAAGGCTTTACGTAAAGATGTAACAGCAAAATGTTACGGTGGAGATATTTCTCGTAAGCGTAAGCTTTTAGAGAAACAAAAGAAAGGAAAGAAGAGAATGCGTCAGGTTGGAAATGTAGAAATTCCACAACAGGCTTTTATGGCTGTATTGAAATTAAATGATTAA
- a CDS encoding Gfo/Idh/MocA family protein gives MKKYNWAILGCGWIAEIFASDLRTLDNAVLYAAASRNIDKAKRFAKDFGFQKAFGSYEEMLQDENVDIVYIASPHSFHYKHTIMSLKYKKAVMCEKAFAINSKEVKKMIKTSKQEHTFLMEAFWTRLVPTFQRVLSIIESKELGDLKMVQSDFMFHAPFDERSRLYDLNLGGGALLDIGIYPVFTALQTLGNPENIVANVIKSPTGSDQHIDIIFEYNEDRRAYLRAGFMNDAPNFSIFHFEKGTVQISREMNCPILIKTEEGIQELKEDDGAGFGYYFEASHVMECLDKGYIESPILTNQFSLNLIQTLDEIREKINVVYPNHD, from the coding sequence TTGAAAAAGTATAATTGGGCAATTTTAGGTTGCGGATGGATTGCGGAAATTTTTGCAAGTGATTTAAGAACATTAGATAATGCAGTGTTATATGCTGCTGCGTCAAGGAATATTGATAAAGCGAAAAGATTTGCTAAGGATTTTGGTTTTCAAAAAGCTTTTGGAAGTTATGAGGAAATGTTACAAGACGAGAATGTCGATATTGTTTACATCGCTTCTCCTCACAGTTTTCACTACAAACACACGATTATGTCGTTGAAATATAAGAAAGCGGTTATGTGCGAAAAAGCTTTTGCAATTAATAGCAAGGAGGTTAAAAAAATGATTAAAACGTCGAAACAGGAACATACGTTTTTAATGGAGGCATTTTGGACAAGATTGGTTCCAACGTTTCAAAGAGTTTTATCAATTATTGAATCAAAAGAGCTTGGAGATTTAAAAATGGTTCAATCTGATTTTATGTTTCATGCTCCGTTTGATGAACGAAGTAGGTTGTATGATTTAAATTTAGGAGGTGGAGCTTTACTTGATATTGGTATTTACCCAGTTTTTACAGCCCTACAAACTCTAGGAAATCCAGAAAATATAGTCGCGAATGTAATTAAAAGTCCAACAGGCTCTGATCAGCATATTGATATTATTTTTGAATATAATGAAGACAGAAGAGCATATTTGAGAGCAGGATTTATGAACGATGCTCCAAACTTTTCAATTTTTCATTTTGAAAAAGGTACGGTCCAAATATCAAGAGAAATGAATTGTCCGATTTTAATTAAAACAGAGGAAGGAATTCAAGAATTAAAAGAAGATGATGGGGCAGGATTTGGATATTATTTTGAAGCTTCCCATGTTATGGAATGTTTAGATAAGGGCTATATCGAAAGTCCGATATTAACTAATCAATTTAGTTTAAATTTGATTCAAACTTTAGATGAGATTAGAGAAAAAATAAATGTAGTTTACCCTAATCATGATTAG
- a CDS encoding zinc metallopeptidase, translating to MIGFYILIGIITLISASVSNTLKSKFKKYSRIQLSNGMSGAEIAEKMLSDHGIYDVKVISTPGMLTDHYNPKNKTVNLSEAVYNQRNAAAAAVAAHEVGHAVQHAQAYEWLEMRSKLVPMVSITSRFSQWMIIGGIGFGAASGNTGIGFYIAIAGLIFMGLGTLFSFVTLPVEYDASNRALAWLENKNMVTRKELAGSKDALKWAARTYLVAALGSLAMLAYWALQILGSRD from the coding sequence ATGATAGGCTTTTATATTCTTATTGGTATTATTACATTAATAAGTGCTTCTGTAAGCAATACCTTAAAAAGTAAATTTAAAAAATACTCAAGGATTCAATTGAGTAATGGAATGAGTGGAGCTGAAATTGCTGAAAAAATGCTTTCAGATCATGGAATATATGATGTTAAAGTTATTTCAACTCCTGGAATGTTAACAGATCACTACAATCCAAAGAATAAAACCGTAAACTTAAGCGAAGCGGTATATAACCAAAGAAATGCGGCAGCAGCAGCCGTTGCAGCCCATGAAGTAGGACATGCTGTACAACATGCACAAGCTTATGAATGGTTAGAAATGAGATCGAAACTTGTTCCAATGGTAAGTATTACTTCAAGGTTTTCTCAATGGATGATTATTGGGGGAATTGGATTTGGTGCAGCTTCAGGAAACACAGGTATTGGTTTTTATATCGCTATTGCTGGATTAATATTTATGGGATTAGGAACCCTGTTTAGTTTCGTAACTCTTCCTGTTGAATACGACGCTAGTAATAGAGCATTAGCTTGGTTAGAAAATAAAAACATGGTTACTCGTAAGGAATTAGCAGGTTCAAAGGATGCGCTTAAATGGGCAGCAAGAACTTATCTAGTTGCGGCTTTAGGATCCTTAGCAATGCTAGCATACTGGGCGCTTCAAATTTTAGGAAGTAGAGATTAA